The Desulfobaculum bizertense DSM 18034 genomic interval TTCCCTGCACATCTACCGCCCCCAAAAAAAAGATTCTCATAACCGGATGGTCGTAGGTTCGAATCCTACCTGGCCCACCATTGACCGCAAAGGGTCCGCAAAATTGACAAGAATTCTGCGGACCCTTTTTGCTGCATTTTGACGCAAGACCACGGCCCAGAAACCTCCCTGTCTTCCCCAAAAATCCTCGTTATGCTATGCTATGAGCCACTATTAAAAAAAACGAGGAAACGCATGGACAACACATCAAAATTTCTCATCCTTGCGGCCGCAGGCCTTACTCCTATTGCACTCTCTTATGGTCTGATTCCCTCTGTCTCCCTTGGCTGGCTCTTTGGAATTTCTATAGAAAACATCAATGGTCGCCATATTTTCCGCGCAATCATGGGCCTCTACCTTGCCCTGAGTGCCCTCTGGCTTCTTGGTGCATTTATAAAACGCCTCCAGCAACACGCTCTCGTCTCTCTCATTGTCTTTATGTTTGGCCTCGCAGCCGGACGACTTCTCAGCATCTCCATTGATGGTTTCCCCCACTGGCTTCTCTTTCTCTATACGCTTCTGGAAATCGCTTTTGGTTCCGTTGGGCTTTGGCTCTATTTACGAAACAAAAAATCTCACAAGGAGAAGACCTTATGAGAAAATATATTCTTTTCTTTTTGCTTTTTTGCAGTATTCCGTTTTGCGCTTATGCAAAAGATCCTGTCCCCAATATTATTGTCATCTTCACTGATGACGTCGGCGTCTCAAATGTCAGCGCCTACCACAGGGGACTCATGAGTAGCCAAACCCCACACATAGACAGCATCGCAAAACACGGCATGCTTTTCACAGACTACTATGCTCAGCCCTCATGCACTGCCGGACGCTCTGCCTTTTTGACAGGCCAGTATCCTGTCCGCACAGGCCTCCACACTGTTGGCCTGCCAGGAAGTTACGTCGGACTCACTCCCGACACTCCCACACTCGCAGAAGTTCTCAAAACATTAGGGTACACAACAGGACAGTTTGGAAAAAACCATCTTGGTGATCGCGATGAATTTTTGCCCACCATGCATGGCTTTGATGAATACTGGGGATGGCTCTACCACCTCAATGCAATGGAATACACCATCGATCCAGACTGGCCGGCCAAAAACCCACAAATCAAAAAGTTTACTCCAAGAAATCTTATCCACTCCTGGAGCACGGGGAAAGGGACTCAAAAAATCGAAGACGATGGTCCCCTACCTCCAGAACGGATGAAAACGCTTGATGACGAAGTCAACAAACACGCATTTCGTTTCATCCGAGATGCGGTTGAGAATGAAACTCCATTTTTTGTCTGGTATTGTCCTTCCCGCGGCCATGTCTGGACTCACCTCTCCTCACACTACGAAGCAATGCTCGGTCAAAACGGCTGGGGGCTGCAAGAAGTTGTCATGAAAGAACTTGATGACCATATCGGCGAACTTCTCCAGCTCTTGGAAGAACTCAAGATCAAAGAAAATACCATTGTTGTTTTTACTGCTGACAACGGTCCGGAAATTATGACCTGGCCCGATGGTGGCATGAGCCCTTTCCATGGAGAAAAAGGTTCAACATGGGAAGGCGGCGTCCGAGCACCCATGCTCATCAGCTGGCCCGCACAAATTCCAGCAGGCACCATTAACAATGGTATTTTTGACGGCATGGATTTCTTCCCAACACTGGTTGCTGCTGCTGGCGGTCCTCAGGACATGAAAAAAAAGATGAAGGAAGGATACAAAGGGTTCAAGGCCCACCTTGATGGTTATAACCAGCTTGAAACTCTGACACAGGGACAGGCCTCCAAAAGAACCGAAATCATTTATTACGAACGCGACCAACTTCAGGCCGTCCGTTACAACGACTGGAAGGCACACTTTATTGTCCAGCGACACGGCTGGGCTGGCCCCAAGGAACAACTCAACGCCCCTTTGTTATACAACCTGCGCCGCGATCCATTTGAAAGAGCTGCGGACGAATCAGGCATGTACCTGAATTGGATGGGGAAAAAGATGTGGACCTTTGGCCCGATTCAAGAAATTGTCCGACGCCATCTTATGACCTTCAAGGAGTGGCCTCCAGTAAGCTCAGTTCCCAAAGAGCAACAGCAAGCTCCTGTAGATGCTGATGGAATTGGCCGTTAGCCTCACCTTTCGCTGAACAAAAAGGAAACGCTCATGCTCTTGCGTGTTTTTCTTGTTGTGTTTGCTGCCCTTTGTGCTGGGTCTCCCGTCATGGCCGCAGACTCAGCACCCACGTTTGCGGGAGCCAAAACATGTAGAGAATGCCACTCCAAAGCATATACGCTTTGGAGCACATCGCATCACGCATTAGCAATGCAAAGCTTTACTCCGGAATTTGCTACAAAAAACCTTCGCCCTCAAAACGGTCTAATTCCGGTTGGCAATGCTCAGTACATATACGACGAAACAGGGTGCATCAGCGAATGGCAAAACGGTAAGCGCTTAGCTCGTTATCCCATAAAGTATGTTCTTGGGGGCAAATACGTTTATTATTTCATTACTGAGCTAGAACGAGGGATATTACAAACCCTTCCTCTCGGTTTTGATACGCGGCAACACGAGTGGTTCAATATTCCCCTCACGGGAATTCGCCACGCGCAAGATTCCCCTGTCTCATGGAAAGACCCAATCTGGCGATTTAATGCGTCCTGCTCCCGCTGCCATGCAAGCCATGTCACGACACAATTTTCACTCGAAAAAAAAGCGTACACGACACACTGGGTCGCTCAAGGTGTTGCCTGTGAAAGCTGTCATGGACCAGCATCAGAACATAATGCCGTGTGCCGTCTCTCTGAACACGCTAGGACAAACCTCCAAATCAAGGGAGGCAACACACAAAGTTCCCCCCAAAGGCAAACAGAAGCCTGCGCCAGTTGTCACGCCAAAAGCATGGCACTAACAGCCCGCTATATTCCTGGCGAAGCATTTTATGACCACTTTGATCTCGTCTGCATGGAAGATCCTGATTTTTATCCTGATGGACAGGACCTCGGAGAAAACTACACATACACCACGTGGAGCCTTTCTCCCTGTGTTCAGTCAGGAAAGCTCCAATGCCTGCACTGTCATACATCAAGTGGCCGCTTCCGGCAGAAGGATAATCCCAACCAAGCCTGTGCCCCATGCCACAAAAAATACGTTCAGGCTCCAGAACAGCACACGCATCACCCTCACTCAAAAAATTCTCCACAGTGCATTTCCTGCCACATGCTCAAAACTCAGTTTGCGCGCATGGACCGCAGCGATCATTCTATGCGCGCACCTGCGCCAAAGCTCACAACGCTCTGCGGCTCTCCCAATGCCTGCACGAGTTGCCACGCCAAGCAAACTCCACAATGGGCATCCCGCCAGCTCGAACGCTGGGGCAAAAACACACGAATCAAAAAACGTCTGCATCTCGCCCATGTCCTTATATATGCACGTGCTCAAAACTGGGAGCATTTCGAGGAGATGCTGAGCTACCTTTCAGCTCCTGATTCTGACCCCGTCGCTCTCACTTCTCTTATTCGAATCCTCAGCCGCTCATGCCCCTACCCTCAAAAATGGGGACCTCTTTTGGCGCTTACGAAGCACAGTTCCCCACTTGTCCGTGCTGCCGCAGTTCATGCTCTCGAACTTTACCCAGCTCCCAAAGACATTCTTCCGGAGCTTCTTCATGCAGCAAAAGACCCAACCCGCCTTGTTCGCATAAGAGCGGCGTCTGCTCTCACAGGAATTGCAGGACTTTCACCAAAGCAAACCCAGCAGCTCCACACAGCAAACACAGAACTACAAACCATGCTTTGTCTGCGCCCAGATACATGGAGCAGCCACTTCAATCAGGGCAACCACGCTCTAAAAAAAGGAAACATACCCAAAGCTCTTGAAGCATACTCTTCAGCACTTTGGCTCGCTCCAACAGCGATACCTCCCTCCCTGCACAAAGCTTATCTTCTCGCTCAAACAGGGAAACCCCACGAAGCAACAACGCTTTTGAGCCATGCTCTTTCACTTGGAGGAGACAAGCCCGAACTCCATTTTGCTCTTGGGGATATCAGCCTCATGGAAAATAACTGGCATTCAGCTCACGGCCACTTTCTGCGTGCACTAAAAATCGACCCGCAGTTCTGGCCCGCAACGCTCAAACTAGCCCAGATGAGCATCCCAAGCTCAGTGCCACAGGCTTTGGTTTATGCCCAAGACGCGTACACCCATGCCCCAACACTCAGCGCGACCCTGACTCTCGCACAGTGCCTTGCCGCATCTCAAAAAAAATCCGAAGCATTCGAACTCCTTTATGCCTCTACCCAACACTGGCCAGCCCAGACGGCCCTGTATCTGAACATGCTTCCCAATGTTCAGACCCAACAGGAATACACACGCCTCCAGAAGAAAATTGCCCACGCTCTTCCGCTCATGTCTTCCGCAGAACAAAAACGACTTCAAAAAGCTCTCGCGCCTCCGCAGGGTTCTCCTCCAAAATAATTCTAACACGACGCCATCCTTTTGAACTTTTTTACACGCAGTGCCAAGCAGCACCCAGAGTTCTTCCTTGCAGGTTGATAAAACCGCTCAAAATAAAATATACTAAACAGGATACTCTCTCTGTTTTCATTTTTTTAAAGGAAGGCACCCATGCAAAAATCACAACTTATTCTTTCTGCAGAGCAGCTTGCACCGCCACCGCCAATCGCGGGACAGCTTCTTTCTTCAAAAAGCGACTACATTGCACAGTGCCTCAGTCAATCTCTCGCGGCTCATCCTGAGCTGGAGGCACTTATTGGCGAGGGGAACTTTGACCTTATGGAGTCATATCACCGGCACCATATTCACAATCTTTCCGCCATTTCAGAACTTTTTGACGCAAAATCATTCGTCGAGAACACCATCTGGGACCTCAGAACCCACCTTGCCCGGGGCTTTCAGCCCCAATACTGGAGTACCATGTTCCCGGAAGCCGAGAACTACATCCTCTCGGAACTGGACACGCAACTCTCCCAGTACGTCGCGGCAATGTACGAGTGGCTTATTGACAACTTAGACCACCTCGTCCCGCTCTGTTCTGAAGAAATCTCATTTTACGAAGCTCTTAGCCCCTTGAAGGAATAGGAGTAGCTCATGCAACAGAAATTACAGGGATCTGAAAACCTGACCCAGCTGGCAAACACACTGATTCATCTTCTGCTCACAGCACAAAAAGACAAAGCCTTCAAACTTGTACTCGAAACTCTCGAGTCTGGAATTTCCATCAAGGATGTCTATCTGCACATACTCCAGCCCGTCATGTATGAAATTGGACGACTCTGGCAGATTGGCAAAATCGACGTCGCGGCAGAGCACTACTGTACAGGCATTATTCAGCTTCTTATGGCCCAGCTCTATTCCTACACTCAGACCAATGAACGTAATGGGCACAAAATGCTTGGCTGCTGTCTTGGTTCAGAACTTCATGACCTTGGCTTGCGCATGGTGAATGATTTCTTTGAAATTGAGGGCTGGACAACGTCATTTTATGGCGCGGCAACCCCACTCAAAGACCTGCTCAATGCCATTAAGCGTACAGAACCAGAAATCATCTGCATCTCCGTAACAATGTCTCGCGGAGTCCCCCAAACCAAAACGCTCATTCACGAGCTTGCCAATCGGGATCTTTCCGTACAGCCGAAGACGCTTGTTGGTGGCGTTGCCTTTCTTATCAATCCTGATCTGAGCGAAAAGGTCGGAGCAGATGCAATGACCTACAATGCCCAGCATGCAGTCGAAACTGCGGAGCGCTTCATCGCGTGAGCCAAAGAAGGACACTATGGACGAGTCATGTGCTTGCATTCAGTGCTCCTCAAAAGGAGAAATCACCTGTGTACTTTTTTGCGACATTAAACAGCTCAAAGACTCCGTAGGGAAAAAATTCGTCGAATTTCTCCACCCCTCTTCCAGATACGCATTCTTTACTTTCTGGAAAAACAGCATCGCTTTTGGCATCAGCACGGCGGACAAAATCCGTTTTTTTCAGGACACGCCCAGTCCTGAATATGCCCTGTGTGGAATCCAGACCCAAGACGCTGTGTATGTTTTTCTTATGCAGAACAAGGGTACCGCTTTTTCTCTTCTGTCGTCGTTTCAATCCGCACGAGAAAAAATCCCGCATCCCTCCTTATGTGCCCAAGAGCTTCCACTGCCAGCCCCCAGCACAGGAGATGCAGAAAAATTCTTGTTCCAGATCATGAAGCTGAACAATGAGATGGCCAAAATGCAACGGGAGCTAACGCAAAAAAACAGGGAACTTCAAAACGCATACGAAACCATCAAGGCACAGAGCCAAAAAGATTCCCTCACTAATATTTCATGCCGAAAGCATTTCATGACTCGTGCAGAAGAGGAAATCCACAGGGCAAACCGCTACGGATCTCCCCTTTCACTCATGTTTCTTGACCTGGACAACTTCAAAACGATTAATGACATCTACGGACACAAAGCCGGAGACAGCACGCTTCAGCTCTTTACTGAAAACTGCACAAAAGAGCTTCGGCAAAACGATCTTTTTGGACGCATTGGCGGTGAAGAATTCGCAATTCTCCTTGTTGAGGCCGACTCTGACGGTGCGCTTAGCGTTGCCGAACGAATCAGAAAACGCATTGCCCAGCTGTGTGTTCCAACAGAAGAAGCCTGCAATCATTTTATTTCCGTAAGTATAGGGCTCGTCACCCTCCAGAAAGGAGAAACGCTTGCAAGCGCCTTGCACAGATCAGACATGGCGCTGTACCAGGCCAAACACAATGGGCGAAACCGTATTGAACGCGACTTGACCTAGCGCTCAGCATAAAAACTCACACGACCAAAACCACGCGCAATTGCTCCAGGATTTCCCCTCTTGCAATCTTGACCAGTACCCCAAAACTGTGGCATAAATTTGCTCTGTTTGGCTCTTGAGCGTGAGACTGAAGTTTTTCAAAACTCCTTTGGCTCATTTTCTTGCAAAAAAATACAGCCTCTGGTACTTCCTCTGCGCGTTTTCGAGGTCTTTCCTCGAACGCACCGCACGCTTTTGAACATGCCACTCGCATTATCAAGCCAGGTGCTTTCCTCCCGCGCTGAGTGAGGAAGCGCCTTCTTTTTTGAAGGAGCGCAAATGCATATCACGGATGTTCTCTCCCTCATCGAAGCAACAGCACCGCTTTCTGGTGCAGCTTCCTGGGACAAAAGCGGCGTTCAGATTGCTGGAAGCGTTGATTCAGTAAAACGGCTTGCAGTCACCCTCGACCCCACTCCTCATGCCATTCAAGAGGCACTGGACTGGGGGGCTGATTGCATTCTGACGCATCACCCATTGGCGATGTCTCCTCGTTTTCTGGATACTCCCGGCCCGTTCCTCGATGTTGCCCGAATGGTTTTATCTCGCGGCGCGTGGCTCTATGCCAGCCACACTTCGCTGGATGCACAGCCAGATGGCCCTGCGGGCTGGCTGGCTCGTGAGCTTGGACTGCTGAACCTGAGTGTGCTGGAACAAACAGATCCGAACAATGCCAACGTTGGTTTTGGCTTTGTTGGTGATCTTCCAGCTCCCCTTGCATGGGACGACTTTGCCAAAGAGCTTGGACACTGTGTTCCCCGTGACTTTTGGGTCACAGGGCGTACGCATCCCGAGTTCATACAGACCGTGTCATACTGCACCGGTTCTGGAGCATCCCTACTTGATGCGGCAAGCGCCGCAGGAGCAGACGTTCACATTACAGGCGACGTCAAATATCATCAGGCCCTTGATGCCTCTCTCTTCTTCGTGGATGTCGGACATTTTTCCCTCGAAGAAAAGATGATCCATATTTTTGCCGACGAGCTGTCTGCCTCTCTGTCCGAAAGCGGCATCAGCGTGCATTTCATTCCTGGCACTGAGCCATTCGCTCTTCACGCCGGGAACTGATATGCTTTCTTACTGACATCAGCCCCTATTGGGGACTGCATACATTCACGGCAGCCGCCAGACGGCCGCCAAAGGCTACTGCCGAGGAGGAAACCCCATTGAGTATGTACCTCAAGCAGATTGAACAGCTCATTGTTCTGCAAAAAGTCGATGACGAAATCATCATTCTTGAAAAAGAACTTGAGAGCCTTCCCAAGGAACTCTCTGAGCTGGAAGAAAATAATGCCCTCATCAAACAGCAGCTCGACAATGCAAAAGATCGCGCTGAGGTTCTGAGCCACCAGAACAAAGTTCTGAGCGAAGAGATTGAAGGCAACGAAGAAAAAATTCAGAAGAGCAAAGACAAAATGATGCTCGCAGGCAATACCCGCGAGTACCAGGCTGTTGTTCGCGAGATGGATAATCTGGAAAAGATCAACCGCGCCCGCGAGGAAGACAAGGTCAACCTCATTGGCGAAATGGAAGAGCAGAACCAGGTTGTTATTCGCCTCGAAGAGCAGTTCGCCACGTCTCAGAAGGAAGTTGAGGAATTTGCTGCGACCCTGAAAAAGCGCACCACTTCCACCAAAAAACGCCTGAACAAGCTTCTGAAAGAACGTAACGCTGCATGCGAAGTTATTCCTCCCCGCATCCTTGGCCGTTACGAGTTCATCCGCGCACGCATTTCTCACCCGGTTATCGTTCCGGTTGAAGAATCCGTGTGTACTGGCTGTCACATCATGATTCCTCCGCAGGAATACAATGAACTGCAGAAAGGTGAGCAGATTTTGAGCTGCCCCAACTGCCAGCGCCTCATTTACTGGGGAAAGAAGTTTTCTCCTGAGACAGCAGAAGACGACAAATAAAACGTCCGCTGCGCATGCGTAGCGTTGACACATATATTCGGGAGTCAGACAGACTGTCGCCGCGGCTCATTGAGCCGGGGAGGAAAGTCCGGGCTTCATAGGGCAAGACGCTGGATAACGTCCAGGTGGGGCGACCCACGGACAGGGCCACAGAAACAAACCGCCAGCCTCGGCTGGTAAGGGTGAAAAGGTGGGGTAAGAGCCTACCAGCTGTTGTGGTAACACAGCAGGCTAGGTAACCCCCGTTTGAAGCAAGACCAAATAGGAAAGCGCTTGAGGCCGGCCCGGTCGAAGCTTTCGGGTAGGTTGCTGGAGACCACAGGTAACTATGGTCCTAGAGGAATGACAGTCACCCGCAAGGGGACAAAACCCGGCTTATCGTCCGACTCCCTTTTTTCCAGACGGCGCAGAGGTTCATCCTTTGCGCCGTTTTTTTACACTTCTCCGCAGGATACCATCATGTCAGTCTGGACCATTATCCTTGCCGCTGGCCAAGGCTCTCGCCTTGCTCAGGCAGGACTCGACACCAAAAAGCAGTTCCTTCATCACGAAGGTGCCCCGCTCTACTGGAAGAGTGTACGGACGCTGGCAAGCGTCCCTGCAATCAAAGGCTTTGTCTTTGTCTTCCCGCCAGAAGAGCTGGACGCCTGCACCAAAGACGTCGAAAGCCTGAGTTCTACCGATGACCTCAGCATGCCCTGCCTCTGTGTGGCAGGTGGAGCAC includes:
- a CDS encoding DUF4345 domain-containing protein is translated as MDNTSKFLILAAAGLTPIALSYGLIPSVSLGWLFGISIENINGRHIFRAIMGLYLALSALWLLGAFIKRLQQHALVSLIVFMFGLAAGRLLSISIDGFPHWLLFLYTLLEIAFGSVGLWLYLRNKKSHKEKTL
- a CDS encoding arylsulfatase, producing the protein MRKYILFFLLFCSIPFCAYAKDPVPNIIVIFTDDVGVSNVSAYHRGLMSSQTPHIDSIAKHGMLFTDYYAQPSCTAGRSAFLTGQYPVRTGLHTVGLPGSYVGLTPDTPTLAEVLKTLGYTTGQFGKNHLGDRDEFLPTMHGFDEYWGWLYHLNAMEYTIDPDWPAKNPQIKKFTPRNLIHSWSTGKGTQKIEDDGPLPPERMKTLDDEVNKHAFRFIRDAVENETPFFVWYCPSRGHVWTHLSSHYEAMLGQNGWGLQEVVMKELDDHIGELLQLLEELKIKENTIVVFTADNGPEIMTWPDGGMSPFHGEKGSTWEGGVRAPMLISWPAQIPAGTINNGIFDGMDFFPTLVAAAGGPQDMKKKMKEGYKGFKAHLDGYNQLETLTQGQASKRTEIIYYERDQLQAVRYNDWKAHFIVQRHGWAGPKEQLNAPLLYNLRRDPFERAADESGMYLNWMGKKMWTFGPIQEIVRRHLMTFKEWPPVSSVPKEQQQAPVDADGIGR
- a CDS encoding HEAT repeat domain-containing protein, translating into MALTARYIPGEAFYDHFDLVCMEDPDFYPDGQDLGENYTYTTWSLSPCVQSGKLQCLHCHTSSGRFRQKDNPNQACAPCHKKYVQAPEQHTHHPHSKNSPQCISCHMLKTQFARMDRSDHSMRAPAPKLTTLCGSPNACTSCHAKQTPQWASRQLERWGKNTRIKKRLHLAHVLIYARAQNWEHFEEMLSYLSAPDSDPVALTSLIRILSRSCPYPQKWGPLLALTKHSSPLVRAAAVHALELYPAPKDILPELLHAAKDPTRLVRIRAASALTGIAGLSPKQTQQLHTANTELQTMLCLRPDTWSSHFNQGNHALKKGNIPKALEAYSSALWLAPTAIPPSLHKAYLLAQTGKPHEATTLLSHALSLGGDKPELHFALGDISLMENNWHSAHGHFLRALKIDPQFWPATLKLAQMSIPSSVPQALVYAQDAYTHAPTLSATLTLAQCLAASQKKSEAFELLYASTQHWPAQTALYLNMLPNVQTQQEYTRLQKKIAHALPLMSSAEQKRLQKALAPPQGSPPK
- a CDS encoding cobalamin B12-binding domain-containing protein produces the protein MQQKLQGSENLTQLANTLIHLLLTAQKDKAFKLVLETLESGISIKDVYLHILQPVMYEIGRLWQIGKIDVAAEHYCTGIIQLLMAQLYSYTQTNERNGHKMLGCCLGSELHDLGLRMVNDFFEIEGWTTSFYGAATPLKDLLNAIKRTEPEIICISVTMSRGVPQTKTLIHELANRDLSVQPKTLVGGVAFLINPDLSEKVGADAMTYNAQHAVETAERFIA
- a CDS encoding GGDEF domain-containing protein, encoding MDESCACIQCSSKGEITCVLFCDIKQLKDSVGKKFVEFLHPSSRYAFFTFWKNSIAFGISTADKIRFFQDTPSPEYALCGIQTQDAVYVFLMQNKGTAFSLLSSFQSAREKIPHPSLCAQELPLPAPSTGDAEKFLFQIMKLNNEMAKMQRELTQKNRELQNAYETIKAQSQKDSLTNISCRKHFMTRAEEEIHRANRYGSPLSLMFLDLDNFKTINDIYGHKAGDSTLQLFTENCTKELRQNDLFGRIGGEEFAILLVEADSDGALSVAERIRKRIAQLCVPTEEACNHFISVSIGLVTLQKGETLASALHRSDMALYQAKHNGRNRIERDLT
- a CDS encoding Nif3-like dinuclear metal center hexameric protein, which produces MHITDVLSLIEATAPLSGAASWDKSGVQIAGSVDSVKRLAVTLDPTPHAIQEALDWGADCILTHHPLAMSPRFLDTPGPFLDVARMVLSRGAWLYASHTSLDAQPDGPAGWLARELGLLNLSVLEQTDPNNANVGFGFVGDLPAPLAWDDFAKELGHCVPRDFWVTGRTHPEFIQTVSYCTGSGASLLDAASAAGADVHITGDVKYHQALDASLFFVDVGHFSLEEKMIHIFADELSASLSESGISVHFIPGTEPFALHAGN
- a CDS encoding zinc ribbon domain-containing protein, coding for MYLKQIEQLIVLQKVDDEIIILEKELESLPKELSELEENNALIKQQLDNAKDRAEVLSHQNKVLSEEIEGNEEKIQKSKDKMMLAGNTREYQAVVREMDNLEKINRAREEDKVNLIGEMEEQNQVVIRLEEQFATSQKEVEEFAATLKKRTTSTKKRLNKLLKERNAACEVIPPRILGRYEFIRARISHPVIVPVEESVCTGCHIMIPPQEYNELQKGEQILSCPNCQRLIYWGKKFSPETAEDDK